A genomic stretch from Telmatocola sphagniphila includes:
- a CDS encoding transposase, producing the protein MPKRTSKRRQYGKPIQSGEFGRPREPAVVSITRGGPVFGKEVGPFWIRITTAVRWHHTDMSAAYLKACGVHLPNSQSVIDRFHVAKKLGEVADDLRKKTIEPTSEV; encoded by the coding sequence ATGCCAAAGCGAACAAGTAAACGAAGGCAATATGGCAAACCGATTCAATCTGGAGAATTTGGTCGCCCGCGGGAACCCGCGGTAGTTTCAATTACCCGGGGTGGGCCCGTTTTCGGCAAGGAGGTGGGCCCGTTTTGGATAAGGATTACCACGGCGGTGCGTTGGCATCATACGGACATGAGCGCGGCGTATTTGAAGGCTTGCGGCGTGCATTTACCCAACAGCCAGTCGGTGATAGATCGCTTTCACGTCGCCAAGAAATTGGGGGAGGTGGCGGACGATCTGCGAAAAAAAACTATCGAGCCTACAAGCGAAGTTTGA
- the istB gene encoding IS21-like element helper ATPase IstB, translating into MIETHRLLLKTNLKQLRLPTIQAEFEALAREAAQANENYEQYLLRLTELEVTARAANVLKSRIKQAHFPALKDFDTYDFTAQPSLNKPKILELTRNEWIDQHFNCCLVGDSGTGKTHLSIALGLAACRAGRRVRFFTAAGLVNHLEEAQKQHQLDRFLQQLERVDLLIVDELGYLTFSRMAAELLFQVFAERYERRSLLITSNLPFGDWVQIFQGERMTAALLDRLTHRCHIFEMNGESYRFRESMKTKKNAKANK; encoded by the coding sequence ATGATCGAGACTCACCGACTGCTGCTCAAAACCAATCTGAAGCAACTTCGCCTGCCGACGATCCAAGCCGAATTCGAAGCCCTGGCCCGCGAGGCGGCTCAGGCCAACGAGAATTACGAACAGTACCTGCTCCGTCTGACCGAACTGGAAGTGACTGCCCGAGCGGCCAACGTCCTCAAAAGTCGGATCAAACAGGCCCACTTCCCCGCCTTGAAGGATTTCGACACCTACGACTTCACCGCCCAGCCTTCCCTGAACAAACCCAAAATCCTGGAACTGACCCGCAACGAATGGATCGACCAGCACTTCAACTGCTGCTTAGTCGGCGATTCCGGAACCGGGAAAACCCACCTCTCGATTGCCTTGGGCCTGGCGGCTTGCCGAGCCGGACGACGCGTCCGCTTCTTTACTGCCGCCGGCTTGGTCAATCATCTGGAAGAAGCTCAGAAGCAGCATCAACTCGACCGCTTTTTGCAGCAGTTGGAGCGAGTCGATTTGTTGATAGTCGACGAGCTGGGGTATTTGACGTTCAGTCGGATGGCGGCGGAATTGCTCTTCCAGGTCTTTGCCGAACGCTACGAACGGAGGAGTTTACTGATCACCAGCAATCTGCCGTTTGGGGACTGGGTGCAGATCTTTCAGGGCGAACGGATGACGGCGGCATTGCTCGATCGGCTCACCCACCGCTGCCACATCTTCGAGATGAACGGCGAAAGTTATCGCTTCCGAGAGTCGATGAAAACCAAGAAGAATGCCAAAGCGAACAAGTAA
- a CDS encoding transposase yields the protein MTTTTIAIDMDVPAGVSVGEYERIDGGHAFHVSWELPDNLCCETCQRESRLQLVEKNKFLSIRDLDLWGKPSFFVYQEVYHRCPSCGHRQSLLPPFKRRDVKYTFRFEEQVLVSLIGSTAEDVAVRLGIAAETVERIVKNRIEDAKAKQIDPQRKIERLGLDEISLRKGHKGYATILTDLTNGERPEILALSKGRDEAAGRACLERLSAQQRSAW from the coding sequence ATGACAACGACTACCATTGCCATAGACATGGACGTCCCTGCCGGAGTGAGCGTTGGCGAATACGAACGCATCGACGGGGGCCACGCCTTTCACGTGAGTTGGGAGTTGCCCGACAATCTTTGTTGCGAGACATGCCAGCGAGAGTCTCGGCTTCAATTGGTGGAGAAGAACAAGTTTCTGAGCATCCGCGATCTGGATTTGTGGGGTAAGCCGAGCTTTTTCGTGTACCAGGAGGTGTATCACCGCTGCCCGTCGTGCGGTCACCGTCAATCGCTGTTGCCGCCGTTCAAGCGTCGGGATGTGAAATATACGTTTCGCTTCGAGGAGCAGGTGCTGGTCAGTCTGATCGGGAGCACAGCCGAAGACGTGGCAGTGCGTTTGGGGATCGCCGCGGAAACGGTGGAGCGAATCGTCAAGAACCGGATAGAGGACGCCAAGGCGAAGCAGATCGATCCCCAGCGGAAGATCGAGCGTTTGGGTCTGGATGAGATCAGCCTGCGTAAGGGGCATAAGGGATATGCGACAATATTGACGGACCTGACGAATGGGGAGCGTCCGGAGATTCTGGCTCTGTCCAAGGGTCGTGACGAAGCAGCTGGGCGAGCGTGTTTGGAGCGTTTGTCGGCCCAGCAACGGTCGGCGTGGTAA
- a CDS encoding serine hydrolase codes for MRVILSVMLLLVVTGHPTHAQPKKEDKPQDNIEIFLRREMQRRRIPGLQVAVVQHGKIVLLGAYGTANIEHSVPVTNKTVFPVHSITKAFTGVAIMQLVEAGKLDLSAPISKYLEELPEAWKAVSVLQLLIHTSGIPDIWDDKAKMIADDEDEAWTKVKTLPIEFAPGVKFKYNQTNYILLGKIIDKLSGEPFISFIKKKQFDVASMPLTGFGDSRDVVSGISGSYRYFRIVRGVFQPLDKPEPLFLDWPPMIRTAVGINTTAEDLANWIIGLQKGRFLKKDSLEILWRPGTLNDGKPSRSGDLVNGYALGWPIVTRSEHRAIASTGGGRAAFFLYPDDDLAIVVLTNLIGANPELFIDELAGHYVPSMHPSTGFGLPPAIKILRAELVERGFDHAQEIAKELKTKDAKFQLEEEAVNTWGYQLVDLGQAKNAVEIFKLNVHLYPQSWNTYDSLAESYEAVGDKSSAIKNFKRSLELNPKNENAIEHLKQMKGEKENQSSFPPSAPLQTKGTKDEIVKRLEQRIPQLMKEGEIQALPFLGATLGESVILG; via the coding sequence ATGCGCGTCATATTGTCAGTCATGCTGCTCTTAGTCGTGACCGGTCACCCGACACACGCTCAGCCAAAAAAAGAAGACAAGCCTCAAGACAATATTGAAATATTTCTTCGTCGCGAGATGCAGAGGCGTCGGATTCCCGGGCTTCAGGTTGCGGTGGTCCAGCACGGAAAAATCGTACTGCTCGGCGCATACGGAACGGCGAATATCGAACATTCCGTTCCAGTCACCAACAAGACCGTTTTCCCAGTCCATTCCATCACCAAAGCTTTTACGGGCGTGGCAATCATGCAGTTAGTGGAAGCGGGCAAGTTGGATCTTTCGGCGCCAATATCGAAATATCTCGAAGAACTGCCGGAGGCTTGGAAAGCTGTATCGGTCCTGCAATTACTTATTCATACATCCGGCATCCCGGATATTTGGGATGACAAAGCCAAAATGATTGCTGACGACGAGGACGAGGCTTGGACAAAAGTTAAAACTCTACCCATCGAATTCGCGCCTGGGGTGAAATTCAAATATAACCAGACCAATTACATTCTGTTGGGAAAAATTATCGACAAACTCAGCGGTGAACCTTTTATTAGTTTCATCAAGAAGAAGCAGTTCGATGTCGCGTCGATGCCGCTGACGGGATTTGGCGATTCGCGCGATGTCGTCTCTGGAATTTCTGGAAGCTATAGATATTTCCGGATTGTGCGCGGCGTATTTCAACCTCTCGACAAACCGGAACCGCTTTTCCTGGACTGGCCGCCGATGATCCGGACCGCAGTAGGAATCAACACAACTGCGGAAGATTTGGCCAACTGGATAATCGGCTTGCAAAAGGGCCGGTTTTTGAAAAAAGACAGTCTTGAAATACTTTGGAGACCGGGAACGCTCAACGATGGGAAACCGAGTCGATCGGGAGATCTCGTTAATGGTTATGCTCTTGGCTGGCCGATTGTCACTCGGTCCGAACACCGTGCGATCGCATCGACCGGCGGCGGGCGAGCGGCCTTTTTTCTTTATCCAGACGATGATCTCGCCATCGTGGTATTGACCAACTTGATAGGCGCCAATCCCGAATTATTCATAGATGAGCTGGCTGGCCATTACGTTCCCAGCATGCATCCTTCAACAGGGTTTGGCCTTCCACCCGCAATTAAGATTCTTCGCGCCGAATTAGTGGAACGCGGTTTCGACCATGCGCAAGAGATAGCGAAAGAACTAAAGACTAAGGACGCAAAATTTCAACTTGAGGAAGAAGCAGTAAACACCTGGGGATACCAATTGGTGGACTTGGGACAGGCAAAGAACGCGGTCGAGATTTTTAAACTTAACGTGCATTTGTATCCCCAAAGCTGGAATACTTACGATAGCCTGGCGGAAAGCTATGAAGCTGTGGGTGACAAATCGTCGGCGATCAAGAACTTCAAGCGCTCCTTAGAGTTAAACCCAAAGAATGAAAATGCCATCGAACATCTTAAGCAAATGAAAGGAGAGAAAGAGAATCAGTCGTCATTCCCACCTTCTGCACCTTTGCAAACCAAAGGAACAAAAGATGAGATCGTTAAACGACTTGAGCAACGCATTCCTCAATTGATGAAAGAAGGCGAAATACAGGCTCTTCCGTTTTTAGGCGCAACTCTCGGCGAATCAGTCATTTTGGGATAG
- a CDS encoding helix-turn-helix transcriptional regulator, with product MTLDVFLEFKRDFPAKIALRFIRKKIALKTVDLPRRWLSPPYCWRGIALLRLKPKTFFGISHQSWSSDELCIDLSHYSKGVAFPKHEHRDPYFCFVLDGICEERTGGRCEPLKPGSLVFHPAGIEHSNKWHEQGRCMHVEFVPSFCEEINRVRLSDPIWHTDGGRACLVARNIYKELLNRDSVSGIAFEGLTYLLLAETVRECVRDSKVPIWLRRVRDRLHEEYEIVPSLKQLAADVGVHPTYLASSFHKHFGMSIGEFVRLRRIDRARDLLDKTDQPLSEVALLLGFSDQSHFCRVFKKQTGYSPLEYRRFSTGNPNRVQES from the coding sequence ATGACATTAGATGTTTTCTTGGAATTTAAGCGCGATTTCCCTGCCAAAATAGCCCTTCGCTTCATACGAAAAAAGATTGCGCTGAAAACAGTCGATTTGCCGAGAAGATGGCTCTCTCCGCCATACTGCTGGAGGGGTATAGCTTTGCTTAGACTTAAACCGAAAACCTTTTTTGGTATTAGCCACCAAAGTTGGTCGTCTGACGAACTTTGCATCGATTTATCCCACTACTCCAAAGGCGTAGCTTTTCCAAAGCATGAACATCGCGATCCGTATTTCTGTTTCGTACTCGATGGAATTTGCGAGGAGCGTACCGGCGGGCGTTGTGAGCCGCTGAAACCTGGTTCGCTTGTCTTCCATCCGGCCGGTATCGAGCATTCTAACAAGTGGCACGAGCAAGGACGTTGCATGCACGTGGAATTCGTGCCTAGCTTTTGCGAAGAGATTAACCGCGTCCGTTTATCCGATCCGATCTGGCATACTGACGGCGGCCGAGCCTGTCTGGTGGCCAGGAATATTTATAAAGAATTGCTCAACCGCGATTCCGTTTCGGGCATTGCTTTCGAAGGGTTGACATACCTGCTGTTAGCGGAAACGGTTCGCGAGTGCGTGCGCGACAGCAAGGTTCCAATCTGGCTACGAAGAGTCCGGGATCGATTGCACGAAGAATATGAGATCGTGCCTTCATTAAAACAGCTAGCCGCAGATGTTGGTGTTCATCCAACTTATCTCGCCTCTAGCTTTCATAAACACTTCGGGATGAGTATTGGCGAGTTTGTCCGTTTACGCCGCATCGATCGCGCTCGAGACTTGCTGGATAAGACTGATCAGCCTCTATCCGAAGTGGCACTTCTCTTAGGTTTTTCCGATCAAAGTCACTTCTGTCGAGTCTTTAAGAAGCAGACTGGATATTCTCCTTTGGAATACCGCCGGTTTTCTACTGGCAATCCAAATCGCGTTCAAGAATCTTAA
- a CDS encoding DUF2934 domain-containing protein has protein sequence MALLHYADALASDETSGDMAEMCKRIFGSSKKHISSKQLLASMPHKEDICLDAYFTWDRRGRTLGHDLDDWLSAERALMVQVWDRLGLDNDSSNTAL, from the coding sequence TTGGCACTATTGCACTACGCCGACGCCCTTGCCAGCGACGAAACGTCCGGTGATATGGCTGAAATGTGCAAGAGGATCTTCGGCTCTTCGAAGAAACACATCTCATCGAAACAGCTCCTTGCGTCCATGCCCCATAAAGAAGATATTTGCCTTGATGCTTACTTCACATGGGATCGACGAGGCAGAACACTTGGGCACGACCTCGACGATTGGCTGTCAGCTGAGCGGGCACTGATGGTGCAGGTTTGGGATCGGCTTGGGCTTGATAATGATTCCAGCAACACGGCTCTTTGA
- a CDS encoding AAA family ATPase — MEFVPGTGKSFIKQSLQRLPENQHLVATVGRTLHTYTNSVKILCDAFRIDFESSAFKCERRLIEQAFSLNHAGKSVTTILDDAHLMDMACLRKLRLLFEDFPKNHNLILIGQPSLLANLDLGVNQDIKSRVTYSVIAKRLGPDLLRDFLLRELDRIGLGHNTFTQPAVDLIVRAADGILRKARNLCVGCLIEAVRSANKTVDIDNVNRVLLQPHWQKESDLADY; from the coding sequence ATGGAGTTCGTTCCCGGCACCGGCAAGAGCTTCATCAAGCAATCCCTTCAGCGGCTTCCCGAAAACCAGCACCTGGTCGCCACCGTGGGCCGCACCTTGCACACCTATACCAACTCCGTCAAAATACTCTGCGATGCCTTCCGCATCGACTTCGAAAGCTCTGCCTTCAAGTGCGAACGCCGACTCATCGAACAAGCCTTCAGCCTCAACCATGCGGGCAAGTCGGTCACCACCATTCTCGACGACGCTCACCTCATGGATATGGCCTGTCTGCGAAAGTTGCGGCTGCTCTTCGAAGACTTCCCCAAAAACCACAACCTCATCCTCATCGGCCAACCCAGCCTGCTCGCCAACCTCGACCTCGGCGTCAACCAGGACATCAAAAGCCGAGTCACTTACTCCGTCATCGCCAAACGGCTCGGACCCGATTTACTGCGCGACTTCCTTCTCCGGGAACTCGATCGCATCGGACTCGGCCACAATACTTTTACGCAACCCGCCGTCGATCTCATCGTCCGCGCCGCCGACGGCATCCTGCGTAAAGCCCGCAATCTCTGCGTCGGCTGCCTCATCGAAGCCGTTCGATCCGCCAATAAAACCGTGGACATCGACAACGTCAACCGCGTCCTCCTGCAACCCCACTGGCAAAAAGAATCCGACCTCGCCGATTACTGA
- a CDS encoding polymorphic toxin-type HINT domain-containing protein, with protein sequence MWFAYQCHPAGLRSDQSNGLDFAEWRTYNPQLGQWMSEDPIGFAGGDANIRRYVGNDVTNTIDPSGLWADPPPPGQKQPFTLPGGTPGLILDGPYKDSVRILPNRRGTIYDPEVIESLKPEGVEVPRQQNIIHNDARTPQTPPTIRVVNPQDVKRGYEYPRPKDEVTSEDVGKFIIGLTPIGTAGEAIDAFWNHNYWRGVGKTAQTIVELTPAKVLKYLGKAAEYVLKWGTKACFAERTPVLTKEGYKYIENIKVGDFVLSRDEFNCTGMIAPKMVLKTLIHESRILKLIVEGREILTTGEHPFYVPVRGWVPASELKVNDELLSMNGDYLSVNLVQDINRIEKVYNIMVDQYHTYFVGGSDWNFAVWVHNRKIKSPLPGEKIVKIDIGGEGRNPGAINVNPSETTTTTGGWGRPIPNRVPGKGEKLPFADQSVDVIFLENAPIRPGTISEIQRVLKPGGEVRLVGPNAPEVIEAHKKIANLLGGKVYQIVLPSKNDVGGSLYTNIITVK encoded by the coding sequence ATTTGGTTTGCTTACCAGTGCCACCCCGCCGGTTTAAGAAGTGATCAATCGAACGGTTTGGATTTTGCGGAATGGCGAACTTACAACCCCCAACTCGGACAGTGGATGTCCGAAGATCCGATCGGGTTTGCCGGTGGGGATGCTAATATTAGGAGGTATGTGGGGAATGATGTCACCAATACTATTGATCCAAGTGGTCTTTGGGCGGACCCTCCACCCCCAGGGCAGAAGCAACCATTTACGCTACCAGGTGGAACACCAGGCTTGATTTTAGACGGCCCTTATAAAGATTCAGTACGAATTCTGCCAAATCGTCGAGGAACTATTTATGATCCAGAAGTCATCGAGAGTCTAAAACCTGAAGGAGTAGAAGTTCCACGCCAGCAGAATATTATTCATAATGATGCACGTACGCCTCAAACACCTCCAACAATTCGTGTTGTGAATCCTCAGGATGTTAAAAGAGGATATGAATATCCTCGACCAAAGGATGAAGTGACTAGCGAAGACGTTGGAAAATTTATTATTGGTCTGACCCCGATTGGAACCGCAGGCGAGGCAATAGATGCCTTCTGGAATCACAATTATTGGCGCGGAGTCGGAAAAACAGCCCAAACCATAGTGGAATTGACTCCAGCAAAAGTTCTGAAATATCTTGGTAAAGCGGCAGAGTATGTCTTAAAATGGGGCACAAAAGCTTGTTTTGCGGAAAGAACACCAGTTTTAACAAAAGAAGGCTATAAATATATAGAAAACATTAAAGTTGGCGATTTTGTTCTTTCACGCGACGAATTTAACTGCACGGGAATGATTGCACCGAAAATGGTCCTTAAAACTTTGATTCATGAGTCACGAATATTAAAGCTAATTGTTGAAGGGCGAGAGATATTGACTACCGGAGAGCACCCATTTTATGTACCTGTTAGAGGCTGGGTGCCTGCAAGCGAACTAAAAGTAAATGATGAACTGCTCTCGATGAATGGAGATTATTTATCAGTCAATTTGGTTCAAGATATAAATCGAATTGAAAAAGTATACAATATAATGGTTGATCAATACCATACTTACTTTGTTGGCGGCTCGGATTGGAATTTTGCAGTCTGGGTACATAATCGAAAAATCAAATCGCCATTACCTGGCGAGAAAATTGTAAAGATAGATATTGGTGGCGAGGGTCGCAATCCTGGCGCGATCAATGTGAATCCTAGCGAAACTACTACGACGACTGGCGGCTGGGGACGTCCGATTCCAAATCGCGTTCCTGGTAAAGGAGAGAAACTTCCGTTCGCTGACCAATCGGTTGATGTAATTTTTTTGGAGAATGCACCTATCCGGCCCGGTACAATTTCCGAAATCCAGAGAGTTCTTAAACCTGGCGGAGAAGTAAGATTGGTTGGGCCAAATGCGCCGGAAGTCATCGAAGCGCATAAAAAAATTGCGAATTTACTGGGTGGAAAAGTATACCAGATCGTACTTCCATCCAAGAACGATGTGGGCGGTTCGTTGTACACGAACATCATTACGGTGAAGTAA
- the ltrA gene encoding group II intron reverse transcriptase/maturase produces the protein MLSALEEGVKGGVWFSLMDKVCKKSNLKSSSAKVVANGGSAGVDHVSVEAFANHLDENLEALERTLRDGTYRPSAIRRAVIPKPGSEEGRPLGIPTVRDRVVQGAIRQVLEPIFEKDFASNSYGFRPGRGCKNALREVDRLLKEGGTHLVDVDIKGYFDAIDHDQLMDVLKRKIADGTLLGLVEQFLKAEIFSPMGSWEPDSGAPQGAVLSPLLSNAYLDPLDHLMESLGFRMVRYADDMVIVCRSRAEAEEALATLSRWCESAKLQLHPEKTRVVDTQIESFEFLGYCFGVYKGQRLIYPRKRSLEKLRDAIRAKTKRKRGDSLSQIVRDVSVTLRGWYGYFKHSKKGIFRDVDKWTRMRLRCILRRRLGHDCRSRMMDNFKWPKAYFAEAGLFSLEQAHCLEAQSLKG, from the coding sequence ATGTTGAGCGCGCTCGAAGAGGGCGTTAAAGGAGGCGTCTGGTTTAGCTTGATGGACAAGGTGTGCAAGAAGAGTAACCTGAAGTCGTCATCGGCGAAAGTCGTGGCGAATGGGGGCTCAGCGGGCGTGGATCATGTGAGTGTCGAAGCGTTTGCCAATCATTTGGACGAGAACCTGGAAGCTTTGGAGCGGACTTTACGGGACGGAACCTACCGTCCTTCGGCGATCCGGCGAGCGGTAATTCCGAAGCCGGGGAGTGAAGAAGGCCGTCCTCTAGGAATTCCGACGGTTCGAGACCGGGTGGTTCAAGGCGCGATTCGTCAGGTGCTGGAACCGATTTTCGAGAAGGATTTCGCCTCGAATAGTTACGGCTTTCGTCCGGGCCGGGGCTGCAAAAATGCCTTGCGAGAGGTGGACAGACTTCTGAAAGAAGGAGGCACGCATCTGGTGGATGTCGACATCAAGGGCTACTTCGACGCGATCGATCACGATCAGTTGATGGATGTGCTGAAGCGGAAGATCGCGGACGGAACGCTACTAGGTCTGGTGGAACAATTTCTGAAAGCCGAGATATTCTCGCCGATGGGGAGTTGGGAGCCAGATTCGGGAGCGCCGCAAGGAGCGGTTTTGAGTCCGTTGTTGAGTAACGCCTATCTGGATCCTTTGGACCATTTGATGGAATCCCTAGGTTTTCGGATGGTGCGATACGCGGATGACATGGTGATCGTCTGCCGCAGTCGAGCGGAAGCGGAAGAAGCCCTGGCGACGTTGAGCCGCTGGTGCGAATCGGCCAAGCTACAACTGCATCCGGAAAAGACGAGAGTGGTGGACACGCAGATCGAGAGTTTCGAATTTCTAGGCTATTGCTTTGGAGTTTATAAAGGACAACGTCTGATATATCCTCGGAAGCGAAGTCTGGAGAAACTTCGGGATGCGATTCGCGCGAAAACGAAGCGGAAAAGAGGCGATAGCCTGTCGCAGATCGTCCGCGACGTGAGCGTAACGCTACGAGGCTGGTACGGATACTTCAAGCACAGCAAAAAGGGGATCTTTCGGGACGTGGATAAATGGACTCGAATGCGGCTGCGGTGCATACTGCGTCGTCGTCTGGGTCACGATTGTCGAAGCCGAATGATGGACAACTTCAAGTGGCCCAAAGCTTACTTTGCCGAGGCGGGACTGTTCTCCCTGGAACAGGCGCACTGTCTGGAAGCTCAATCCCTCAAAGGGTAA
- a CDS encoding DUF6807 domain-containing protein, producing MRAASLSFLLLAAFPLYSQEIVVGEGKLEFKSGGELVTSYYHGKEVAKPYWWPLNAPGEIMVTRGYPIVKDLPKETSKDHPHHKSGWFCHGDVIPEGLTIKTKTADPHVKGVDFWSELPGHGVIRCTKVGEITKKPHEASVVTYNDWNSADGVKVLEEVRTITLVDLNMTGRLIIMDSELIASQCPITFGDTKEGSFGVRISDQIREVIDEKKKIHGGTLTQADGKTLEKNVWGQVSHWCDYSGKQDGKEAGLTIFASPKNTIPTAWHSRAYGLMAANPFGREVSGFPSQKGKKDLVKIARGDKLKLTYAIYLHTGDVKSGQVAEAYEKFVGR from the coding sequence ATGCGTGCTGCTTCTCTCTCGTTTCTGTTGCTGGCCGCGTTTCCGCTCTACTCTCAAGAGATTGTTGTCGGCGAGGGCAAACTCGAATTCAAATCGGGCGGCGAACTGGTCACCAGCTATTACCATGGTAAGGAAGTCGCCAAACCTTACTGGTGGCCGTTGAATGCGCCGGGGGAAATTATGGTGACGCGAGGCTATCCCATCGTGAAGGATCTTCCCAAGGAAACCAGCAAGGATCACCCACACCACAAGTCGGGCTGGTTCTGCCACGGTGATGTCATTCCGGAAGGTTTGACGATCAAAACTAAAACGGCCGATCCGCACGTCAAAGGGGTCGACTTCTGGAGCGAGCTGCCCGGCCACGGCGTGATCCGCTGCACCAAAGTCGGTGAGATCACCAAGAAGCCGCACGAAGCAAGCGTGGTGACTTATAACGATTGGAACTCGGCCGACGGCGTCAAAGTTCTCGAAGAAGTTCGGACGATTACCCTCGTCGATTTGAATATGACCGGCCGGCTGATCATTATGGATTCGGAACTGATCGCCAGCCAGTGCCCGATCACTTTCGGCGATACCAAGGAAGGTTCCTTCGGGGTGAGGATCAGCGATCAGATACGGGAAGTGATCGATGAGAAGAAAAAGATTCATGGCGGCACTCTGACTCAGGCGGACGGCAAAACGCTGGAGAAAAATGTCTGGGGTCAAGTCTCCCACTGGTGCGACTACTCGGGCAAGCAGGACGGGAAAGAGGCCGGGCTGACGATCTTTGCAAGTCCCAAGAACACGATTCCGACGGCCTGGCACTCTCGGGCTTACGGTTTAATGGCGGCCAATCCTTTCGGTCGCGAGGTGTCCGGCTTCCCATCGCAGAAGGGGAAGAAGGATCTGGTGAAGATTGCCCGGGGCGACAAATTGAAACTCACTTATGCGATCTACCTGCATACGGGAGATGTGAAGTCGGGTCAGGTGGCCGAGGCCTACGAGAAATTTGTCGGGCGTTAG
- a CDS encoding glycosyltransferase has product MRPEFGSGHLLKAYRTTFSNTDDVCLVVKDVGAESFYRNESFAPLIEELKFDTRAPEILYLNEELSQSELARLYSACDILVHPYRAEGFALPVLEAMACGRPVIVTAGGPTDDFVPNSAGWKIPAKIKYFGSDRVHSDATISRPWWLEPDVDELSKLLRQSFSEVTSHIPQGNASGRIAHSLTWDRSAVIIEDRVRQLRTRFPIRF; this is encoded by the coding sequence ATGCGACCAGAATTCGGTTCGGGACATCTATTGAAAGCTTATCGGACTACTTTCTCGAATACGGATGATGTCTGCCTCGTAGTGAAGGATGTCGGCGCTGAATCTTTCTACAGGAATGAATCGTTCGCACCATTGATTGAAGAGCTGAAATTTGACACGAGAGCTCCAGAGATTCTTTACTTGAATGAGGAGCTATCGCAATCGGAACTTGCACGACTTTACTCCGCCTGCGATATACTCGTGCATCCCTATCGAGCGGAAGGTTTTGCTTTGCCCGTACTGGAAGCCATGGCATGCGGCAGACCTGTAATCGTCACCGCAGGTGGTCCAACGGATGATTTCGTGCCCAACTCCGCAGGTTGGAAGATACCTGCGAAAATTAAGTACTTTGGAAGTGATCGAGTGCATAGCGATGCAACCATCTCCCGTCCCTGGTGGCTGGAACCTGACGTTGATGAATTAAGCAAACTTTTGAGACAAAGTTTTTCTGAAGTTACATCCCACATTCCACAAGGAAACGCATCAGGTCGTATCGCTCATTCATTAACTTGGGATAGATCTGCGGTGATAATTGAAGATCGAGTTCGACAGCTTCGAACACGGTTCCCGATCCGATTTTAA